The window TGAGGTGGTGACCAGCGGTGGCCGCGTGCTTTGCGTAACGGCGCTGGGGGCGACGGTAGCGGAAGCGCAGCAGCGCGCTTATCAGCTGGCGGAAGGCATTGAGTGGCCGGGCAGTTTCTGTCGTAAGGATATCGGCTATCGCGCCATTGCGCGCGGCAAGTAATCTGCACGCCGTTGCACGATGAAGGGCTCCGCATCGCGGGGCCTTTTTTATAGCTGGTTTTCTTTCGGTTCCCAGCTGCAGAAGTCGTCGTTGGCCACCAGCAGCAGCGCACGCCCTTCCGGCGCGTCCAGCCAGGCGATATTCACCGGTTGGCTGCTGTTGCGCGCACGTTTCTCCACCCAGGCTTCGGCGTTGGCGCTCAGCCCTGGCTTCAGGCGCTGCCCGTCGCAGGTTTGCACTTCACCTCGCAGCCAACGGCCCTGCAGCAGCTTCACCTGGCCTGCACGCAGTGCGTCGCTCACCTCAAGGATGCGCCGCGCCTGGTACTGATACATCGCTATCTCGTCGTTGGACAGCTGTTCGCGCCGGGTCGCCAGCTGGCGCTGCATAAAGCTCACCGTGCCGTCATCGGCAAAGCGCAGTTGGATGGAGTCGCGATCGCCGTCGGCGTCGGTACGTTTAATCTGGCGCAGTGCGCCGTCCTGATAGGTATAAAGCGTGGTGACGGTGCCTGGCCCGCGGTAGGGGCTGTAGACGCTCATCAGCACCTGCGCGCGATGCTGTTCGTCATCTTTTCGCCACAGGCGAATCACGCCCTGATCGGCCGCGTAGCCGCTGGCGGTGAAGCTGGGGATATCGGAGTGAAAACTGCAGGCGCCCAGGCTGACGGCGATGCCGACAACCACCAGCGCCCGGCGGATAAACAAAAGGGGCGCCATCGCCCCCCTGTTAAATCTCTTCACCAACACGCAGTATTACTTAACCGCGTCTTTCAGTGCTTTACCAGAAACGAACGCAGGCACGTTGGCAGCTGCGATTTTGATTTCTTTACCAGTCTGTGGGTTGCGGCCAGTGCGCTCGCTACGATGGTTTACTTTGAAAGTACCGAAACCAACCAATTGTACTGCATCACCTTCTTTCAGAGACTCAGTAATAGCAGCCAGGGTGGATTCCAGAGCCAGTTTAGCTTGTGCTTTGGAAAGGTCAGCCTTGTCCGCGATTACATCAATCAGTTGAGTCTTGTTCATAAGTTATCCTTACAGTGTGTTTATCGTTTGCAAAGCATCGAGTGCGACGGATATGCCGATGGACAGCACTCTCCTGCATACACGCACCGATAGCCACTTTTTTTACGCCCCCCAAATGTAGACCAGACAGGGTGCGGATGTGAAGCCTTAAGGCATGACAAATCAGGCGTTAAATCACGTTTTGTTGCCTTATTGCGCTAAATTTATCCCGATATTACTTACCGCGGCTTCGCGAAGGTCGGATCGCAACCCTTTGATCAGGTCTAAATCCCGCTCCTCGCAGTCAGCCAACAGGCGGAAAATTTCCCATTGGATGTCCCATTCTTCCTCGACCGCAGGCAAAACCTTCAACTCATCGTCGGTCATTTCTCGACCGGCTTGAGTCATTTCCAACATCGCCACGGTGCGAATCGAGGTTTCGCTAATGGCGATGGCGTGCTCCAGCGTCTCCCCGCTGAGCCGCGAATGGATCAGTTCCCCTAATGCGATACAGGCGTCGATCGCCGGGTAAACGCCGTAAAGATCGTAATCTTCTGCCGACGGTATCGCCTCTTCCAACTTCTCCAGCTGGCTGTCGAAGTTGACTTTGGCATCCTTGACCACCAGCGTCTCCCACACCAGATCCAGGATACGGCGGTAAATGGCCGGATCGCCGAACTCGGTTTGCAGGCAGAACATCTGGTAATTCGGATACATACGCTCGCACAAACTGGCCATAAAGGTCAAATGTTGCCAGCTCTCGAGCCTTTCCAGACGTAAATGAATCGGGTTACGTAGCATTGTTTACTCTCTTACGCGTTATCTGCGCCGCAGTGTACCCGAAATCACTCATTGCGACACCTCCGGATGCTGCTGCAGCCAGCGCTGGAAGGCCGGGCGGCGCGAAGCGATGGCGTCTGCCCAACGGGTGGGTTCCGGCAGGCGATAACCCGCCATGCAGCGTTGCACCCAGGCCAGCGCGCTATCGGCGCTGACGCGGTGGCCGGTGGCGATAAACAGTGGGTTGCAGCGCGCCTTGCTGCGCCATACCCAGCCCAACTGCTCGCCTTTGTCTTCCAGCGGCGCCAGCGC is drawn from Serratia entomophila and contains these coding sequences:
- a CDS encoding DUF1481 domain-containing protein, whose translation is MAPLLFIRRALVVVGIAVSLGACSFHSDIPSFTASGYAADQGVIRLWRKDDEQHRAQVLMSVYSPYRGPGTVTTLYTYQDGALRQIKRTDADGDRDSIQLRFADDGTVSFMQRQLATRREQLSNDEIAMYQYQARRILEVSDALRAGQVKLLQGRWLRGEVQTCDGQRLKPGLSANAEAWVEKRARNSSQPVNIAWLDAPEGRALLLVANDDFCSWEPKENQL
- the hupA gene encoding nucleoid-associated protein HU-alpha; the protein is MNKTQLIDVIADKADLSKAQAKLALESTLAAITESLKEGDAVQLVGFGTFKVNHRSERTGRNPQTGKEIKIAAANVPAFVSGKALKDAVK
- a CDS encoding YjaG family protein gives rise to the protein MLRNPIHLRLERLESWQHLTFMASLCERMYPNYQMFCLQTEFGDPAIYRRILDLVWETLVVKDAKVNFDSQLEKLEEAIPSAEDYDLYGVYPAIDACIALGELIHSRLSGETLEHAIAISETSIRTVAMLEMTQAGREMTDDELKVLPAVEEEWDIQWEIFRLLADCEERDLDLIKGLRSDLREAAVSNIGINLAQ